Genomic segment of Mytilus edulis chromosome 12, xbMytEdul2.2, whole genome shotgun sequence:
ttattattattgaaattaaataacgagAGTTTATATCCagcgatatctaattctcacaagttgttaaacctatttCTCTTATGGCAAAAAGTTGTATGTGCGTGGCCTATTTGTTGCGAGTTGTGTTGCTACGGCCGTTTTTCCTAGCAACGCTTactgatctgtatactttttgaactaatatggttttattttattgtgttgtATGTTCTTGTGTGAACAGAATACTGTTCCATTGACTCCCagatatatcttctttttttaaatatttttataggtttcataacgagtgcacgggttcctttctttatttcttcgtccatgataaaatttatattagataaTGCAGACGATAAAGGAGACGAAAATAGCGAAAACTGGAAGTAAACAATCAGTTGTCAAGAAAAAAAGTAGTCCCGGCATGACCTTTTTCAGTGAATAATGACCTGATCAACGGCCAatgaaaatattggaaattaacgagataagccaatcaaattaacgtAATTTTGATATCACTTTTTCATATCACACTCCGTACGGTGTGATACAAAAAATATCTATTCACGTGGGAGTTGGATAACAGGCCCCAACCATAAGAGAATATATGGTCCTCAGTCTCAGACAATTGGATATTATAGGGTCCTCAGTCTCCGACAATTGGATATAATAGGGTCCTCAGTCTCAGACAATTGGATATTATAGGGTCCTTAGTGTCAGACAATTGAATATTATACGGTCCTCGGTCTCTACCAATTGAATACTAGTATTATAGGGTCTTCTGTTTCAGACAATTGAATATTATAGGGTCCTCAGTCTCAGACAATTGAATATTATAGGGTCCTAGGTCTCTACCAATTGAATACTAGTATTATATGGTCCTCTGTTTCAGACAATTGAATATTATAGGGTCCTCAGTCTCAGACAATTGAATATTATAGGGTCCTTAGTCTCAGCCAATTGGATATTATAGGGTCCTCAGTCTCAGACAATTGAATATTATAGGGTCCACAGCCCCAGACAATTGGATATTATAAGGTCCTCAGTCTCAGACAATTGGTTAATATAGGGTCCTCAGTATTGACCAATTAATGAATATTATAGGGTCCTTAGTCTCAGACATTTGAATATTATAGTGATCTTAGTCTTAGACAATTGAATATTATAGTGTCCTCGGTCTCTACCAATTGAATACTAGTATTATAGGGTCCTCTGTCTCAGATAATTTAATATTAAAGGGTCCTTAGTCTCAGACAATTGAATATTACAGGGTCCTCAGTCTCAGACAattaaatattaaagggtccTCAGTCTCAGACAATTGAATATTATAAGGTCCTCTGTCTCAGACAGTTGAATTTTATTAGTTACATAgggtgctagtgacctaatacggtatatggggtcagtaaatttcacATTGGGTGAGAGCGAAGAATCCCCATAAcgatatggaatttactgaccccatttataccgtattaggtcactaacacactatgtaacgaatttattttaccgactatcttaacgtgtgaaatttagacctatcaaaatgagcaagtctcaATACTGTTAGctttaagaaactacttccattgatcttaCAAAAACAGATAtataccaacaataacaacttgttaaaAGGTTTAAATGTGCTTTAGGAATTTATTTCAATCTCAAGCATCAATTACTTCGTCCGTTGAAACCTTAACGTtcttttctcagtaccgttttgtttttattaagggACGTAACACCATCAATAACCGTCAATATGTGCCAAAGACGGAATATAAAACGCTATCAAGTGGAAAAGACAAtattaagataaataaaacagAATTATATCTTACCTTTAGCTCCTTTAAGACCGGATTCTCCTTTTATTCCCTTCTTGCCACCCTCTCCTATTTCTCCTTTTTCTGCTTCTGGATTTAGTCGCCCCTTTTCTCCCTTTACGCCTTTTCGTCCAGTGAAACCCTTATAACCTTTTTGTCCTTTGTAACCTTTATATCCCTTTTGTCCCTTTGTCCCTTTATACCCTTTTTGTCCTTTGCTCCCTTTATAACCTTTCATTCCCTTGTAACCTTTTGATCCTTTGAGTCCCTTGTATCCTTTCTGTCCTTTCATGCCTTTGTATCCCTTGAGTCCTTTCATTCCTTTATATCCTTTTTGTCCCTGCATTCCTTTGTAACCTTTATTACCCTTAATACCTTTGGTACCTTTGTATCCCTTTATTCCTTTAATACCCTTATAACCCTTCTGTCCTTTAACTCCTTTATAGCCTTTCATTCCTTTTTCTGCTTTATTTCCCTTCTGTCCTTTATAACCCTTGTTACCCTTTTGGCCTTCATAACCTTTATACCCTTTTTTTCCTTTCAAACCTTTATAACCTTTTTTGCCTTTAGATCCCTTCTGTCCTTTCAGTCCTTTGTATCCTTTATATCCCTTCTTTCCACTTTCTCCCTTAAGTCCTTTTTGTCCTTTATAACCTTTAATACCCTTTTGTCCTTTGTAGCCTTTATTCCCATTCTGTCCTTTACCACCTTTAAATCCTTTTTGCCCTTTATTTCCTTTAAATCCTTTCTGTCCTTTAAATGCTTTAATTCCTTTCTGTCCTTTTAATCCTTTAATTCCTTTCTGCCTCTGTCCTTTATATCCCTTTTGTCCCTTGATTCCTTTAGAACCCTTTTGACCTTTGTTGCCTTTATAGCCTTTAATTCCTAAGAATCCTTTAAATCCTTTTTGTCCTTTATAACCTTTATCACCTTTAATACCTTTGAAACCTTTGTATCCTTTCTGTCCTTTATTACCATTGATTCCTTTAATTCCTTTATTACCTTTATAGCCTTTTTGACCCTTATATCCTTTCAAGCCTTTCTGACCTTTAAGTCCTTTAACTCCTTTTTTTCCTTTGAATCCTTTCATTCCTTTTATTCCTTTATATCCTTTATGTCCCTTTTGTCCTTTGAATCCTTTATAACCCTTTTCTCCTTTGTATCCTTTGATTCCCTTTTGACCTTTCAGTCCCTTTACTCCTTTAGATCCTTTCTGTCCTTTATATCCTTTGGAACCTTTCTGTCCTTTATATCCTTTATTTCCTTTCTGTCCTTTGTATCCTTTATTTCCTTTTAGACCTTTATATCCTTTAAATCCTTTCACTCCCTTATAACCTTTTAAGCCTTTCTGTCCTTTCTGACCTTTAATTCCCTTCTGTCCTTTGTAACCTTTATATCCCTTTTGTCCCTTTTCACCTTTATATCCCTTCATTCCTTTGAAACCTTTGTATCCTTTTTGTCCTTTATTACCTTTGAATCCTTTTCCTCCTTTGTAACCCTTATTACCTTTTAGTCCCTTATATCCTTTAAAACCTTTCGTTCCCTTTTGTCCTTTGTATCCCTTTTGTCCTTTGAAACCCTTGTTACCCTTTTTGCCTTTTATACCTTTATATCCTTTTTGTCCTTTTAATCCCTTGTAACCTTTTTGTCCTTTAAAACCCTTGTATCCTTTTTGTCCTTTTAATCCCTTTATCCCTTTTATCCCTTTTTCTCCTTTATATCCTTTTATGCCCTTGAAACCCTTCGATCCTTTTTGTCCCTTTTGACCTTTATATCCTTTCGTTCCCTTATAACCTTTGTATCCCTTCTGTCCTTTGTTACCTTTGTAACCCTTTTCTCCTATGTAACCTTTATAACCCTTTTCTCCTTTATTTCCTTTATAACCTTTCATTCCTTTCCCGCCTTTGTATCCCTTTTGTCCCTTATCGCCTTTAAATCCTTTGTATCCTTTCATTCCTTTGATACCTTTATATCCTTTTTGTCCTTTTCTTCCTTTATAGCCTTTTTGACCAGTGTAACCTTTAGTACCCTTTTGTCCTTTATATCCTTTTTGTCCTATCATTCCTTTTTGCCCTTTTAACCCATTTACTCCTTTATTACCTTTGTACCCTTTCTGACCTTTGTCGCCTTTAAATCCCTTTATTCCTTTGTGACCTTTAGTTCCTTTTTGTCCTTTGTAACCTTTAATACCTTTATGTCCTTTGTGCCCCTTTAACCCTTTCTGTCCTGTGTAACCTTTATATCCCTTCTGTCCTTTCTGTCCTTTGAAGCCTTTTTGTCCTTTGTATCCTTTGTTTCCTTTAATTCCCTTGATACCTTTATATCCTTTCTGTCCTTTGTAACCTTTATAACCTTTTTGTCCTTTGTCACCATGGTATCCTTTTTTACCTTTGTAACCTTTAAAACCTTGTTTGCCTTTATATCCCTTAAATCCCTCCATTCCCTTGCTACCCTTATATCCTTTTTGTCCTTTGTATCCTTTGAACCCTTTTTCTCCCTTTAAACCTTTATACCCCTTTTGTCCATCATTTCCTTTGGTGCCTTTCAATCCTTTGCTTCCGTTGTTACCCTTCAGTCCTTTATAACCTTTTAATCCCTTTTGACCTTTGTAACCTTTGTTACCCTTCAGGCCTTTGTATCCATTGCTGCCTTTATATCCTTTCATTCCTGTATGACCTTTCGATCCATTTTGTCCTTTTATGCCTTTATAACCCTTCATGCCTTTATTCCCTCTGACACCGGTTGCTCCTTTAAATCCCCTTTGTCCATTTTCtccagtttttccatctttgccCTCACGTCCCAGTCTACCAAGTGGTCCTATTCTGCCCTTTTTACCCTTTTCACCACCCATTCCCTGGGGACCTATCATTCCTATAAATGATAATGAATCGATTATAAATTCTTATCATTCTTTTTAGGTATGTGTTTGTAATTTTGAATTGAATGctgcatttatttaatttgtacGAATTGATAGCAAATGACCGTCACATTTGTATGAAGTGCAGAAGCATTGAGTTTTTATCTTTACagattattgaaataaaaaaagtgttttcACATTTTGAACCAAGATGAACTAGCGACAAAAACAAACCTGTGCGTTATGTGTGTAATCTCCATGCAAAAGAATAATATTTggtattatgtataaaaaaaatcccaaagtGAAAATACAACATTGCAGATTCTTACTTAATCGTATTTGTCACTGCACAAAATACTCTGTTTGTTATCAtcattatttctcatttttaacTTCGGaattgataaaagttttttttacaatattgttTCTGTTTTAAATGTCTGAAACTTACATTTCGTAAGCGATATTCCATTCTTAAATCATGACAAGAGATATATTTTTACTGCTAATATGGCATTATACCaacttatattttcataaaagcCAATATTTCATTTCGATCGATACCCAAATAAATATAAAGACACACATATATTTGGTTCAAATCCCACAGTGAAGAGGTATTTTGCAAAATAACATCCGTTTCAATTTTGGCGGATAGTTCTATCATTttcaaccataccacatcttatttttttatagaaattttggAGCTTAttttgaacgaatctatcccatcgaatgtTAAATAAAGGATACAGCAGATACAGTAAAATCTGCTTCGTAGCATGTCTTGCATCTAGAAATGTACACTGACACTGACTGAGGTTAGTTGAGAACAAAACTtgacgacaaaagagatgatttcagcctCCAAATTGTTAACTTTCGATTTCtatgtacaaaaaagtaaaaccacaaaaatactgaactcagaggaaaatctagtcggaaagttcataatcacatggcaaaatcaaataacaaaacacataaaaaacgaatgaacaagaactgtcatattcctgacttgaagcATTCCCAGCAGCTTCTGCATATGGATTAAACATGGAAGATCGTGTAAATTTcctatgaaaattaaatgatttttttcacgtgaaatttacgttatattttgaaataaagttaatcaaataacatctttttcaaatttagttaatattatgaaaaataccctttttttaaaatttcaggtGAAAAAATTCACATGAGGTTCACATAAATCTCAACTCACGTGAAAACCTGAGATTGAGGTTAATCTCGCGGTAAATTAtttacgtgaatttcacgtgagattcgtGTGAAATTTACATGAGCAGATTTGCCTGTGTAACTCCCAGTTAATACAACATTCTAGGACTTGCATTTTCTATCACGATTTCCaggatagaggattgctgctcaggCCTCACGGTCATCAAACTTTCGAGCaagatttttgtactcagactcgagaatcaaccaatcaaaatacaggatttggtgtttcgagcatgatttttgtgctccaagcagtgagcaaagttttatgacttcaaccccagaaGAAAGTTATTAAAGCAAGAGTTACAAGTGGTTAAGTTGAAATTATCACTTTGAAcagtttacggacgccatcacgtgTTGTTTGACCGATAAGGAATACTAatgatatgttccaattgtcgtaagaATAATATATTGTCTTCTTTTCCAAAATTGAGACTTACCTAATTTGACTTATTACCCGGTATGTGCTCATATGAGCAACACGCCGGATGCCACATATTGAGcatgcaggatctgcttacttttCCTAGGCACATGAGATCACCACGTATTTTTCTGTGAGGTTTGTGTTGtacagtatttagttttctatgtttgtgttttatcttttgttcTTTACCTTTTTATCTTTTCGTTTTTTGACATGGCGTTGCGTTGTTAGTCTATTTCTCAACTTCTAGGTTTGAATGTTCCTGTGGTATCCTCTCTTTTTGACAGGAGAATGATAATATGTTGATAGGAAACAGGATTAATTTATTagttttccatttatttttagTTAACCTTACAAACCTATTGAACCTTTGATTCCCGGATCGCCTTTCATTCCCGGTTCTCCTTCAATGCTTTTTCCCTTCATGCCTGTCGGTCCCTTTGGTCCGGTTGGACCAGGAATTCCTATATTAAAAAGGCAAGAATTATATCAGATAGATAAAAACATCTATTTTGTGGTACAATATGATGGTTTTAGAACATTTTTTGATACAAGCATCCCAATTTTTGATTGCTTGATTGCTTGGTTTCAACAccttatttcaattgtttttatttacagttaTGAATCATTAAATTCACCGGTATATGTTACAATGTGGTGAAGAATGTAAATACACTATCTTGGTTGTACAGAGTCCTTCTAAAATGATATTGCTACCGTCGACTATCATCTTCACAGTATGTCACTTTCATCTATCGAATCTATGAGTATACCCCACATCGTATAGCAAGGTTATAAAAAGATGAGTATACCCACACCGTATAGCAAGGCTATAAAAATGAGTATACCAAAAACCGTATAGCAAGGCTATAAAAGATAAGTATACCATTAGCCTATACCGTATAGCTAGGCTATACAAGATGAGTATACCCACACCGTATAGCAAGGCTATAAAAATGAGTATACCAAAAACCGTATAGCAAGGCTATAAAAGATAAGTATACCATTAGCCTATACCGTAGCAAGGCTATACAAGATGAGTATACCCCATACCGTATAGCAAGGCTATAACAGATGAGTATACCACATACCGTATAGCAAGGCTATACAAGATGAGTATACCCCATACCGTATAGCAAGGTTATAAAAAGATGAGTATACCCACACCGTATAGCAAGGCTATAAAAATGAGTATACCAAAAACCGTATAGCAAGGCTATAAAAGATAAGTATACCATTAGCCTATACCGTATAGCAAGGCTATACAAGATGAGTATACCCCATACCGTATAGCAAGGCTATAACAGATGAGTATACCACATACCGTATAGCAAGGCTATGACAGATGAGTATACCACATACCGTATAGCAAGACTATACAAGATGAGTATACCCCACATCGTATAGCAAGGTTATAAAAAGATGAGTATACCCACACCGTATAGCAAGGCTATAAAAATGAGTATACCAAAAACCGTATAGCAAGGCTATAAAAGATAAGTATACCATTAGCCTATACCGTATAGCAAGGCTATACAAGATGAGTATACCCCATACCGTATAGCAAGGCTATAACAGATGAGTATACCACATACCGTATAGCATGGCTATACAAGATGAGTATACCCCATGCCGTATATTTCAGCAAGGCTATAAAAAATGAGTATACCCCATGCatgtcaattttgatgatatcTACATGTCTATTTTGATGATATCTACATGTCTATTTTGATGATATCTAAATGTCTATTTTGATGATATctacataaatattttgatgatatctacataaatattttgatgatatCTAAATGTCCATTTTAATCATATCTAAATGTCTATTTTGATGATATATACAAGTCTATTTTGATGAATTCTACATGTCTATTATGATGATATCTACATGTTCATATGGATGATAAAATATAGACCCCCCTATATACATGTTAATCatatacttataattacattagatgtatgtttcattataatattttattctgattggctaactgcacatcacgtgttattccgtaaacagttgcattgctcaatacaacttttcactcatgataacacgtgctcaaacaataaagtgcacaggtgaattaaataataaaatatataaaattcgtgttttcatgatcatagctaaaaaatgtaattataagtattgaatgcttctttttgtaactttataggggtgtaaaagcgttgaccgtgcgtacatttttagaatgaagcgcttccgcgcttcatacaaaatgtacttcggtcaacgcttttacaccccaataaatttacaaaaagaagcatccaattcttaaataaaaactaatggtatacatgatataattgAACCCCTTGATTAAACcgaaatttttacatttattttgtgcATTGAATTAATTGTCTAAGCCGTGTGATGATATTAACCTGTTTACATTAATGATATTTACAAGTCGATTTTTGTATGCTTGTTGAATTGAATTTTAGCTCTGATCTTCTTTAAGTTTAATGTGAACTCACCCATTACAACAGCTCTTGCTCTCACTACAAGCAAAACGTGAAAAAATGTAATACATGCAATTCATGTCAAATCTGATAGATTTAGAAAGTCTAGATTccattttaaaacttaaacaataaaaacttaatatggaCAAGGAGCTCTTCATAAACTGAATGTAacatttgttgtatttatttgttttatttgcttgTTTTAATTCTCACAAACGTTATGTATGAATTAACGCTTACCATCATAACATTTGGTTTCCaaaagaaatatgaaatgttAATTACTTTTTAAACAGTGTTCAATCTGAAAACAAAATACACGACCACTGCAAAGGATACAAAGTGAAAAATACGTAGTAGATCTATCATATGCTTTATCAATCCGAGGAATCAATACTGATATTAGTAAAAGTTTGAAATCATGAGGTTGATATCTAAAGAACGGACATTGGTATAAGTTTACTTATTTTGCTGTAAAATACCAGTTGTCCTTTCTATTGATTGTGTTTCTATATGTATATAAGTTTCTCCATGATTGGAACACCTTCTGTTACTTGAAAATCGAACCATATAGTTGGTATGTGCTAGGTTTTACCTTAACATCCCATTTTAGTATAATGGAGTGATCCAGATGGTAGTATATATACCAGATCAAGACTGTGAACAACTGTTAGCCGACCGTGCAGGGGCTGTAAAGCCAGTCTAGGTCGTTAAAAATTCCATTTGTTTGTTTGACCCACTGTCAGCTGTGTTGTGTTGGTTGGCCATTAAAGGATAACTTTCACAGATTATATTGGTTAGTGGAGTTAATTTAGTGATTCGAAGGGATATAAATAGTGTTCCGATTTATTTGTGAATGTTGTAATAGTGATTGTAATATGAAGTGAAACTGATATATAAAGTTATTGTACAGTGAAAGGACAAGGTGTATATATACTTGATGGTTTTCTg
This window contains:
- the LOC139498626 gene encoding fibril-forming collagen alpha chain-like; amino-acid sequence: MDNLVRWLIVLVVETMVCTEALDLGRVARNNQGKVQGDNILKREKRQTVASTFFQRHCQGDTVVPTCDQTKGLSIYILEAWYGGVGCDPPFSYFDTASAPCGTDVTDTVAGLCDNLFECMVFIDDATFGPTGCSPGQDMDLFLEYDCVRARAVVMGIPGPTGPKGPTGMKGKSIEGEPGMKGDPGIKGSIGMIGPQGMGGEKGKKGRIGPLGRLGREGKDGKTGENGQRGFKGATGVRGNKGMKGYKGIKGQNGSKGHTGMKGYKGSNGYKGLKGNKGYKGQKGLKGYKGLKGNNGSKGLKGTKGNDGQKGYKGLKGEKGFKGYKGQKGYKGSKGMEGFKGYKGKQGFKGYKGKKGYHGDKGQKGYKGYKGQKGYKGIKGIKGNKGYKGQKGFKGQKGQKGYKGYTGQKGLKGHKGHKGIKGYKGQKGTKGHKGIKGFKGDKGQKGYKGNKGVNGLKGQKGMIGQKGYKGQKGTKGYTGQKGYKGRKGQKGYKGIKGMKGYKGFKGDKGQKGYKGGKGMKGYKGNKGEKGYKGYIGEKGYKGNKGQKGYKGYKGTKGYKGQKGQKGSKGFKGIKGYKGEKGIKGIKGLKGQKGYKGFKGQKGYKGLKGQKGYKGIKGKKGNKGFKGQKGYKGQKGTKGFKGYKGLKGNKGYKGGKGFKGNKGQKGYKGFKGMKGYKGEKGQKGYKGYKGQKGIKGQKGQKGLKGYKGVKGFKGYKGLKGNKGYKGQKGNKGYKGQKGSKGYKGQKGSKGVKGLKGQKGIKGYKGEKGYKGFKGQKGHKGYKGIKGMKGFKGKKGVKGLKGQKGLKGYKGQKGYKGNKGIKGINGNKGQKGYKGFKGIKGDKGYKGQKGFKGFLGIKGYKGNKGQKGSKGIKGQKGYKGQRQKGIKGLKGQKGIKAFKGQKGFKGNKGQKGFKGGKGQNGNKGYKGQKGIKGYKGQKGLKGESGKKGYKGYKGLKGQKGSKGKKGYKGLKGKKGYKGYEGQKGNKGYKGQKGNKAEKGMKGYKGVKGQKGYKGIKGIKGYKGTKGIKGNKGYKGMQGQKGYKGMKGLKGYKGMKGQKGYKGLKGSKGYKGMKGYKGSKGQKGYKGTKGQKGYKGYKGQKGYKGFTGRKGVKGEKGRLNPEAEKGEIGEGGKKGIKGESGLKGAKGRKGRKGKKGDKGEI